One genomic segment of Paenibacillus sp. FSL H8-0332 includes these proteins:
- a CDS encoding NADPH-dependent oxidoreductase, giving the protein MIRLLMNHRSFRQYSGQAVEPWKLKTIIEAAQAAPSWVNGQQVSMIAVRSEERRQQLSVLSGNQKHVAEAPVFLVFCMDFHRAKLAAELESQPFETAADIDALLVGATDVGIALSNAVAAAESLGLGIIPIGGVRRNTAGVIELLQLPEYVFPVVGLCIGYPAGEQPKKPRLPIAAVYHEEVYNPDQKGLIEEYNAAHRESLKAQGLTERDWSSTIARFYALNPQYGDAQHTLKQQGFTCENLNKA; this is encoded by the coding sequence GTGATTAGATTACTTATGAACCACCGTTCGTTCCGGCAATATAGTGGGCAGGCGGTGGAGCCTTGGAAGCTGAAGACGATTATTGAGGCAGCCCAGGCGGCGCCCTCTTGGGTGAACGGCCAGCAGGTATCGATGATTGCGGTACGCAGCGAGGAACGCAGGCAGCAGTTGTCAGTGCTGAGCGGTAACCAGAAGCATGTGGCGGAAGCGCCGGTATTTCTGGTGTTCTGCATGGACTTTCACCGGGCCAAGCTTGCGGCGGAGCTGGAAAGCCAGCCGTTTGAAACGGCTGCGGACATAGACGCACTGCTCGTTGGGGCTACGGATGTCGGCATTGCACTATCGAATGCAGTAGCTGCCGCCGAGTCGCTGGGGCTGGGGATTATTCCGATTGGGGGCGTGCGCCGCAACACGGCAGGGGTGATTGAACTTTTGCAGCTGCCAGAGTATGTATTCCCGGTGGTCGGCCTCTGCATTGGCTATCCGGCGGGAGAACAGCCGAAGAAACCACGCCTGCCTATCGCGGCTGTATATCACGAGGAAGTCTATAATCCCGATCAGAAGGGCCTGATCGAAGAATATAATGCGGCCCACCGTGAGTCGCTGAAGGCGCAGGGGCTGACGGAAAGGGACTGGAGCAGTACGATTGCCCGCTTCTATGCCTTGAATCCGCAGTACGGGGATGCGCAGCATACGTTGAAGCAGCAGGGCTTCACCTGTGAGAATCTGAACAAGGCATAA
- a CDS encoding succinate dehydrogenase cytochrome b558 subunit, which produces MRGFYSRKIHSLLGVIPLGAFFLEHMLTNFAAVEGGASGFTDSVLWLNSLPLVFFLELFGIWLPLLYHGVYGLYIAYQSKPNLNRYNLERNWRYTLQRISGVVTFIFIVWHLWDTRVQVALGKVEHDQLGGVMHNIVTQPLLMTLYIVGIVAACFHFSNGLWSFLISWGITVGPRSQRVSSVLCLGIFVLVTFMFVLSLVTFRNDEFQTAATAMQSVRSFI; this is translated from the coding sequence ATGAGAGGTTTTTATTCCAGAAAGATTCATTCCTTGCTCGGCGTTATCCCGCTCGGGGCATTCTTCCTTGAGCACATGCTGACGAACTTCGCAGCAGTAGAGGGTGGCGCTTCCGGTTTCACAGACAGTGTGCTCTGGCTGAACAGCCTGCCGCTGGTTTTCTTCCTGGAATTGTTTGGCATCTGGCTGCCGCTCCTGTACCATGGAGTATACGGCTTGTACATCGCGTACCAGTCGAAGCCGAACCTGAACCGCTACAATCTTGAGCGCAACTGGCGTTATACGCTGCAGCGGATCAGCGGAGTCGTTACCTTCATCTTCATTGTCTGGCATCTGTGGGACACCCGCGTTCAGGTAGCGCTCGGCAAGGTGGAGCATGATCAGCTTGGCGGAGTGATGCATAACATTGTGACCCAGCCGCTGCTGATGACTCTCTATATTGTCGGAATCGTGGCCGCCTGCTTCCACTTCTCCAACGGTCTCTGGTCGTTCCTGATCAGCTGGGGAATCACGGTGGGTCCGCGTTCGCAGAGAGTATCGTCTGTACTATGTCTCGGTATTTTCGTTCTCGTTACTTTCATGTTCGTCCTGTCGCTGGTTACCTTCCGTAACGATGAATTCCAAACTGCCGCTACGGCGATGCAGTCAGTGCGCAGTTTCATTTAG
- a CDS encoding ion channel, translating to MAWWIWAFNIIVIVFLVLRFARLKLNWMGRGVLLAPILIYALISAEDLLNLIDLGTIVPGNRGLRGLILFFVLASVLFYILFIFHEIRDSNSKEVRLQQTLVRISIAAFTCILFFTIVYTSIYKLFGQSSFQGEGLGQDLLSQLITFLYFSVATFTTVGYGDIAPIDNTSRLVVVMQICFSFITVAYALSMLGLFRKILGPGTEEEVEAAIEVDIDDKVDEAVSEKQDEMDPHGP from the coding sequence ATGGCATGGTGGATCTGGGCTTTCAATATCATTGTTATCGTATTCCTGGTACTGAGGTTTGCCCGGTTGAAGCTGAACTGGATGGGCAGAGGCGTGCTGCTCGCTCCTATTCTGATCTATGCGCTGATCTCGGCGGAGGACCTGCTGAACCTGATCGATCTGGGTACGATTGTGCCCGGCAACCGGGGACTGCGCGGACTGATTCTGTTTTTTGTCCTGGCTTCAGTCCTGTTCTATATTCTGTTTATATTCCATGAAATCAGGGATTCCAACAGCAAGGAAGTCAGGCTGCAGCAGACGCTGGTCCGGATCAGCATCGCTGCGTTCACCTGCATTCTTTTTTTTACAATCGTATATACATCGATATATAAGCTGTTTGGACAGTCCTCGTTCCAGGGAGAAGGCTTGGGCCAGGATCTGCTTAGCCAGTTGATTACGTTCCTTTATTTCAGCGTGGCTACTTTTACGACAGTCGGTTACGGGGATATAGCTCCCATAGACAATACCTCAAGGCTGGTTGTAGTTATGCAGATCTGCTTCAGCTTCATTACGGTCGCCTATGCGCTGTCCATGCTGGGCTTGTTCCGCAAAATCCTTGGACCCGGTACGGAAGAAGAGGTTGAGGCAGCGATAGAAGTGGATATTGATGACAAGGTGGATGAAGCGGTATCGGAGAAGCAGGATGAGATGGACCCGCACGGTCCGTAA
- a CDS encoding LysR family transcriptional regulator — translation MYDDLDAFAAVVEHSSLNRASRQLNLSQPALSRKISKLEERLGVALFNRFGKRLELTEVGRLTYTYALEQRQQRSKFLEALSKFKEGEPQLVTLGASLTTLQTTLPPLVKAYTEKYPAAELKLITGKTHEMVTAVSEGKCDVAIIASQVQEPGLRCIPLFEDQLRLVVSEQHPLTLTPRLTMEHLSRLPMILFSKGTWYRRTTDDLFQRCGVDPDVRMEIDSFEAIVRLLPTIKAAALLPNSYLRPELLNGGGLVSLHIKELEQTQRTTCLVYQGSGGLSTAARCLVQVTEDVFLNSRE, via the coding sequence ATGTACGATGATTTAGATGCTTTTGCTGCGGTGGTGGAGCACTCCAGCCTGAACCGGGCCTCGCGCCAGCTCAACCTGTCCCAGCCGGCCCTCTCCCGCAAAATCTCCAAGCTGGAGGAACGGCTCGGCGTCGCCCTGTTCAACCGCTTCGGCAAACGCCTGGAGCTTACAGAGGTAGGCCGCCTTACCTACACCTATGCGCTGGAGCAGCGTCAGCAGCGTTCCAAATTCCTGGAAGCGTTATCGAAGTTCAAGGAGGGCGAGCCGCAGCTAGTGACCCTGGGCGCCAGCCTGACCACACTGCAGACAACCCTGCCTCCTCTGGTAAAAGCGTACACAGAGAAATATCCGGCAGCCGAGCTGAAGCTCATCACCGGGAAGACCCATGAAATGGTCACCGCTGTCAGCGAAGGTAAATGCGATGTCGCCATCATCGCCTCCCAGGTCCAGGAGCCGGGGCTGCGCTGTATCCCGCTATTCGAGGACCAGCTCCGGCTGGTCGTCTCCGAGCAGCATCCGCTGACCCTGACGCCGCGGCTCACGATGGAGCATCTCTCCCGGCTGCCGATGATTCTTTTCTCCAAGGGAACCTGGTACCGCCGGACGACAGATGATCTGTTCCAGCGCTGCGGGGTTGATCCCGATGTACGGATGGAGATCGACTCCTTCGAGGCCATCGTCCGTCTGCTGCCGACCATCAAGGCTGCGGCCCTGCTGCCGAATTCGTATCTGCGCCCGGAGCTGCTGAATGGCGGGGGGCTGGTCTCCCTGCACATCAAGGAGCTGGAACAGACGCAGCGGACCACTTGTCTGGTCTATCAAGGCAGCGGCGGACTCAGCACGGCAGCGCGCTGCCTGGTGCAGGTCACGGAGGATGTCTTCCTGAACAGCCGCGAGTAG
- a CDS encoding DUF3891 family protein, whose translation MICREQDGMLVMTKQHEHGLLAGEFAEWFKEEHTPAEGRRAEVLWAVSNHDRGWIDLDETPFWNDAEGMPYSFLDFPVVPKLTFYRRGIDEVEAKTPYGALLCSSHFERLIEVSGEECPELTQYLEGEADRRARIHRALEQSKPLEAGELYYDARLLQFCDDLSLFLALSKPGSAESEKHPWFADGFSGSEEFSFTSGRAIEAEWQDSATLTLTPFPFTQEVEVSFKQRWVSRADIKDKGIARAYREAPEEECRIRVISGPEEDSHAKTGAGQRTKS comes from the coding sequence GTGATTTGTCGTGAACAGGATGGAATGCTTGTAATGACGAAGCAGCATGAGCACGGGCTGCTGGCCGGAGAATTTGCTGAGTGGTTCAAGGAAGAGCATACGCCCGCTGAAGGCCGCCGGGCTGAGGTACTTTGGGCAGTAAGCAACCATGACCGGGGCTGGATTGATCTGGATGAGACACCGTTCTGGAATGATGCGGAGGGAATGCCATACAGCTTCCTCGATTTCCCGGTTGTGCCGAAGCTGACCTTCTATAGACGGGGAATCGATGAGGTGGAAGCGAAGACGCCATACGGGGCGCTGCTGTGCAGCTCGCACTTTGAACGTCTGATTGAGGTGTCGGGTGAGGAGTGCCCGGAGCTGACACAATATCTGGAGGGTGAGGCAGACCGTAGAGCCCGTATCCACCGGGCGCTGGAGCAGAGCAAGCCGCTTGAAGCAGGCGAGCTGTATTATGACGCGAGACTGCTGCAATTCTGCGATGATCTGTCGTTGTTCCTGGCGCTCAGCAAGCCGGGCAGCGCCGAATCAGAGAAGCATCCCTGGTTCGCAGACGGCTTCTCCGGCAGCGAGGAGTTCAGCTTCACCTCCGGCCGTGCCATTGAGGCTGAGTGGCAGGATAGCGCTACGCTGACCCTGACTCCGTTCCCGTTCACGCAGGAGGTTGAAGTTAGCTTCAAGCAGCGTTGGGTCAGCCGGGCGGACATTAAGGATAAGGGAATTGCCCGCGCCTACCGCGAGGCTCCTGAGGAAGAATGCCGGATCAGAGTCATAAGCGGACCGGAAGAAGATTCGCATGCTAAGACCGGAGCCGGTCAGCGCACTAAGAGCTAG
- a CDS encoding ABC transporter substrate-binding protein, with amino-acid sequence MSKRSVYSLMMASVMTAGLLAGCSGGNNTKGTAESSNKPAETAAATNQAEGAYPDYSKGFEKKVSLDIPVYERAYEGWNVSDNYYTRWVQAEFGDKYNIEVNYVPITRSKEVTDFEQLLASHKAPDIIFHYDMPQALTYYGEDVMQPLDYAEIQNYAPTYWKSMGETIEQYGTVDDQKTFFFAARPEADNFVNIIRKDWVEKVGMKVEDLTSLEKYNEMLAKWKEAGLGVSGGNLLQNFFNFNYPFRKWPVDAKYRALYSDLSVADLTTEETEAYLRNLNYQYNNGLIDKEFYLRNDEPKIKAEFVAGKTGNFGFYLANNTDVFAATLQNNPDAKFAVVPPYAGVPEGNKPQGRAYWPFGFIMGINYESKPEERAAVWMYLEWLSQPENLFKFQNGIEGENYTLDADGIALKNPDYKGEAVLAQNNNKDYWGLVTEIAQYPDEAKTRKANLRNWAPAGYEPLADDLVKYYDEVAEFRTPDALFNVVLEKVNEYKADLNTLFQELYVKVVLAPEAEFDATYEAAKKTYLEAGYQEILDEKQAAIDAGKFR; translated from the coding sequence ATGAGTAAAAGAAGCGTGTATTCGTTAATGATGGCATCCGTCATGACGGCCGGCCTGCTGGCCGGGTGCTCCGGGGGAAATAATACTAAGGGTACAGCCGAATCCAGCAATAAGCCGGCTGAGACAGCCGCTGCTACGAATCAGGCCGAAGGGGCCTATCCGGATTATTCCAAGGGCTTCGAGAAAAAAGTCTCGCTCGACATTCCCGTCTATGAGCGTGCCTATGAAGGCTGGAACGTGTCCGATAACTATTATACCCGCTGGGTGCAGGCGGAGTTCGGCGACAAATATAATATAGAGGTTAACTATGTGCCGATTACCCGCTCCAAAGAAGTAACGGATTTCGAACAGCTCCTGGCTTCGCATAAGGCTCCGGACATTATTTTCCACTATGATATGCCGCAAGCGCTTACTTATTATGGTGAGGATGTGATGCAGCCGCTTGATTATGCGGAGATTCAAAATTATGCGCCGACCTACTGGAAAAGTATGGGTGAGACGATTGAACAGTATGGTACCGTGGATGATCAGAAGACCTTCTTCTTCGCTGCTCGTCCTGAAGCTGACAACTTCGTCAATATTATCCGCAAGGACTGGGTGGAAAAGGTAGGCATGAAGGTTGAGGATCTGACATCGCTGGAGAAGTATAACGAGATGCTGGCCAAGTGGAAGGAAGCCGGACTCGGGGTAAGCGGCGGCAATCTGCTGCAGAACTTCTTCAACTTCAACTATCCGTTCCGCAAATGGCCGGTGGATGCGAAGTATCGTGCGCTGTATTCCGATCTCAGTGTGGCCGATCTGACTACGGAGGAGACAGAGGCTTACCTGCGTAACCTCAATTATCAGTATAATAATGGCCTGATTGATAAGGAATTCTATCTGCGCAATGATGAGCCGAAGATTAAGGCTGAATTTGTGGCAGGCAAAACCGGCAACTTCGGCTTCTATCTGGCGAATAACACCGATGTCTTTGCGGCTACGCTACAGAATAACCCGGATGCCAAATTTGCGGTAGTGCCTCCGTATGCCGGGGTTCCAGAAGGCAATAAGCCTCAGGGACGCGCTTACTGGCCGTTTGGCTTCATCATGGGGATTAACTATGAATCTAAGCCGGAAGAACGCGCAGCCGTGTGGATGTATCTGGAATGGCTTAGCCAGCCGGAGAACCTGTTCAAGTTCCAGAACGGGATCGAAGGGGAGAACTATACGCTTGACGCAGACGGCATTGCGCTGAAGAACCCGGATTATAAGGGCGAAGCGGTGCTGGCACAGAACAATAACAAGGACTACTGGGGTCTGGTGACGGAAATTGCCCAGTACCCGGATGAAGCTAAGACCCGTAAGGCCAACCTGCGCAACTGGGCACCGGCCGGTTATGAGCCGCTGGCGGATGATCTGGTGAAGTATTATGACGAGGTTGCCGAATTCCGTACACCGGATGCCCTGTTCAATGTGGTGCTGGAGAAGGTGAACGAATACAAGGCGGATCTGAACACGCTGTTCCAGGAGCTGTATGTGAAGGTGGTACTCGCTCCGGAAGCTGAATTTGATGCTACGTATGAAGCCGCCAAGAAGACGTACCTGGAGGCAGGCTACCAGGAGATTCTCGATGAGAAGCAGGCAGCAATTGATGCAGGCAAATTCCGTTAA
- a CDS encoding histidinol-phosphatase → MNFDLHTHHFRCGHADGNIRDYIEAGIAAGLDVIGISDHSPYFGSPDEQAFPRIAMAKSELAHYVQEVLSLQQEYEGRIDVLLGMESDYFPEHAELYRKTFAAYPFDYVIGSVHHVEEVSIFNKSRWKGLGTEQQLAAKAEYYRLIAESARSGMFQVLGHIDAMKGNYPPFSEIAAPKEIDEALRIIGECGPAIEINTSGGTKLCGGWYPSDEILERALHFGVEVTFGSDAHKPSRVADQRNQVAARLKEIGFQYWVYYKQRGKIKVAL, encoded by the coding sequence ATGAATTTCGACCTGCACACCCACCATTTCCGCTGCGGTCATGCTGACGGCAATATCAGAGACTACATTGAAGCCGGAATAGCGGCGGGGCTGGATGTCATCGGTATTTCCGACCATTCGCCTTACTTCGGAAGCCCGGACGAGCAGGCTTTTCCGCGTATCGCCATGGCCAAGTCCGAGCTGGCCCATTATGTCCAGGAAGTTCTGTCTCTGCAACAAGAGTACGAAGGACGCATAGATGTCCTGCTTGGCATGGAGTCGGATTATTTCCCGGAGCATGCGGAGCTGTACCGCAAGACCTTCGCCGCATATCCGTTCGATTATGTAATCGGCTCAGTCCATCACGTAGAAGAAGTCAGCATCTTCAACAAAAGCCGCTGGAAGGGGCTTGGTACGGAGCAGCAGCTTGCAGCCAAAGCGGAGTACTACCGGCTCATAGCGGAATCTGCGCGCAGCGGCATGTTCCAGGTTCTCGGTCATATTGATGCCATGAAAGGGAATTATCCCCCCTTCTCCGAGATTGCCGCTCCGAAGGAGATTGACGAAGCCTTGCGCATCATCGGCGAATGCGGGCCAGCCATTGAGATCAACACCTCCGGTGGCACCAAGCTATGCGGCGGCTGGTATCCCTCCGATGAGATTCTGGAGCGGGCCCTGCATTTCGGCGTCGAGGTCACCTTCGGCTCAGACGCGCATAAGCCTTCCCGTGTGGCCGATCAGCGCAATCAGGTCGCTGCCAGGCTGAAGGAGATCGGATTTCAGTACTGGGTCTATTACAAGCAGCGCGGGAAGATCAAGGTTGCGCTGTAA
- a CDS encoding metallophosphoesterase encodes MSKQPFGGSPERTVPAAANGAGTGPPKPEGRGGRKMTRRQFLARGAGAVVGAGLLAGGYAWQGEPNWLEVTRRELLLAELPSAFAGTRLVHFSDVHLGFNKDAKDLARLTKHIIEEQPDLICFTGDIVDSYAEDLTDSVPILAELEAPLGKYAILGNHDYKNTELLTHLLTEAGFRVLRNESYLIKQGGAMIAVAGLDDMLHGKPDPEAAVRDIPDGIFTVLLMHEPDYADVAEAYPFHLQLSGHSHGGQIRLPLVGAPFTPYGSQKYIDGLYYTENKAMPVYVNRGFGETLMPLRFLCRPELTVLTLRRG; translated from the coding sequence ATGAGCAAACAACCGTTCGGGGGCTCTCCCGAGCGTACGGTTCCTGCTGCTGCGAATGGCGCGGGAACAGGGCCACCGAAGCCGGAAGGCCGGGGCGGCCGCAAGATGACCCGCCGCCAGTTCCTGGCCCGGGGAGCAGGCGCGGTAGTTGGCGCAGGCCTCCTCGCCGGCGGCTATGCCTGGCAAGGGGAGCCGAATTGGTTAGAGGTGACTCGCCGGGAGCTGCTGCTTGCGGAGCTGCCGTCCGCGTTCGCCGGGACCCGGCTGGTCCATTTCAGCGATGTGCATCTGGGCTTCAACAAGGATGCGAAGGATCTGGCCCGGCTGACGAAGCATATCATAGAAGAACAGCCGGATCTGATCTGCTTCACCGGGGATATCGTAGACAGCTATGCTGAAGATCTGACCGACTCGGTCCCCATTCTCGCAGAGCTGGAAGCCCCGCTTGGGAAGTATGCCATCCTCGGGAATCACGATTACAAGAATACGGAGCTGCTGACCCATCTGCTGACGGAGGCCGGATTCCGCGTCCTGCGGAACGAGTCCTATCTGATCAAGCAAGGCGGAGCGATGATTGCTGTAGCAGGACTGGATGACATGCTGCACGGCAAGCCGGACCCGGAGGCAGCAGTGCGGGATATTCCGGACGGCATCTTCACGGTCCTGCTGATGCATGAGCCGGATTACGCCGATGTGGCGGAAGCGTACCCGTTTCACCTTCAGCTCTCGGGGCATAGCCACGGCGGTCAGATTCGCCTGCCGCTGGTCGGCGCGCCGTTCACGCCCTACGGATCTCAGAAATACATAGACGGCTTGTATTATACAGAGAATAAGGCCATGCCAGTGTATGTGAACAGGGGCTTCGGCGAGACATTGATGCCGCTGCGCTTCCTGTGCCGCCCGGAGCTTACCGTGCTGACTCTGCGCCGGGGGTAG
- the sdhA gene encoding succinate dehydrogenase flavoprotein subunit produces MASADIIIVGGGLAGLMATIKAAESGAHVHLFSLVPVKRSHSVCAQGGINGAVNTKGEGDSPWEHFDDTVYGGDFLANQPPVKAMCEAAPGIIHLMDRMGVMFNRTPEGLLDFRRFGGTKRHRTAFAGATTGQQLLYALDEQVRRWEAEGLVTKSENWEFLSVVLDDERVCRGISAQNLKTMEIQTFPADAVILASGGPGIIFGKTTNSVINTGTAASAVYQQGVHYANGEFIQIHPTAIPGDDKLRLMSESARGEGGRIWTYKDGKPWYFLEEKYPSYGNLVPRDIATREIFNVCVDQGLGINGENMVYLDLSHKDPKELDVKLGGIIEIYEKFMGDDPRKIPMKIFPAVHYSMGGMWVDYNQMTNIPGLFAAGECEYQYHGANRLGANSLVSAIYGGMVSGPKAVEYIKGLKKSVQDISSTVFDSFHKTQTDKYESLLGMTGTENAYVIHKELGEWMTANMTVVRENKKLEATIGKIKELKERYRNINMSDTSRWSNQGVAFTRQLWNMLELSEAMTLGALLRNESRGAHYKPEFPTRNDEEFLKTTKAAWTADGPQISYEEVDVSLIPPRVRDYSKD; encoded by the coding sequence ATGGCATCAGCCGATATCATCATCGTGGGCGGCGGTCTGGCCGGCCTGATGGCTACCATTAAGGCCGCTGAATCCGGCGCGCATGTACATCTATTCTCACTGGTCCCTGTCAAAAGATCACATTCCGTCTGCGCGCAAGGCGGCATCAATGGCGCCGTGAATACCAAGGGCGAGGGTGACTCGCCTTGGGAGCATTTCGACGATACCGTCTACGGCGGCGACTTCCTGGCCAACCAGCCTCCAGTGAAGGCCATGTGCGAAGCGGCACCAGGCATTATTCACCTGATGGACCGGATGGGCGTAATGTTCAACCGTACCCCGGAGGGGCTGCTCGACTTCCGCCGGTTCGGCGGAACGAAGCGCCACCGCACAGCGTTCGCCGGGGCGACTACCGGTCAGCAGCTGCTGTATGCGCTGGATGAGCAGGTGCGCCGCTGGGAAGCGGAAGGCCTGGTTACCAAGAGCGAGAACTGGGAATTCCTCTCGGTGGTTCTGGATGACGAGCGGGTCTGCCGCGGCATCAGCGCCCAGAATCTCAAGACGATGGAGATTCAGACCTTCCCGGCGGACGCGGTCATTCTGGCCAGCGGCGGTCCGGGGATTATTTTCGGCAAAACCACGAACTCGGTCATTAACACAGGAACTGCGGCAAGCGCCGTGTATCAACAAGGTGTGCATTATGCGAACGGGGAATTCATTCAGATTCACCCGACGGCGATTCCCGGCGATGACAAACTGCGGCTGATGTCGGAATCGGCGCGCGGTGAAGGCGGACGGATCTGGACCTATAAGGACGGTAAGCCGTGGTACTTCCTTGAAGAGAAATATCCCTCGTACGGTAACCTGGTGCCGCGCGATATTGCTACCCGTGAGATTTTCAATGTGTGTGTGGATCAGGGGCTGGGCATTAACGGCGAGAACATGGTCTACCTGGATCTGTCGCATAAGGACCCGAAGGAGCTTGACGTCAAGCTCGGCGGCATTATTGAAATCTACGAGAAGTTCATGGGGGATGATCCCCGCAAAATTCCGATGAAAATCTTCCCGGCTGTGCATTATTCAATGGGCGGCATGTGGGTCGACTATAATCAAATGACGAATATTCCCGGCTTGTTCGCGGCAGGGGAATGTGAATATCAATACCACGGGGCCAACCGTCTGGGCGCGAATTCCCTGGTCTCTGCCATTTATGGCGGGATGGTCTCCGGTCCGAAGGCTGTGGAATACATCAAGGGCCTTAAGAAATCGGTGCAGGATATCTCCTCCACGGTGTTCGACAGCTTCCACAAGACGCAGACCGATAAATATGAGTCGCTGCTGGGGATGACTGGCACAGAGAATGCTTACGTGATCCATAAGGAGCTTGGCGAATGGATGACGGCGAATATGACCGTGGTGCGTGAGAACAAGAAGCTCGAAGCGACGATCGGCAAAATCAAAGAACTGAAGGAACGTTACCGTAACATCAACATGAGCGACACCTCGCGCTGGAGCAACCAGGGCGTAGCGTTCACCCGCCAGCTGTGGAATATGCTGGAGCTGTCGGAGGCCATGACGCTTGGAGCGCTGCTGCGCAATGAGAGCCGGGGCGCACATTACAAGCCGGAGTTCCCGACGCGTAACGATGAGGAATTCCTCAAGACCACCAAAGCCGCCTGGACAGCTGACGGCCCGCAGATCTCCTACGAGGAAGTCGATGTATCGCTGATTCCTCCGCGCGTGCGGGATTACTCGAAGGATTGA
- the sdhB gene encoding succinate dehydrogenase iron-sulfur subunit, giving the protein MAETAAAPKNVKFIITRQDEPETSPYTEEFELAYRPGMNVISALMEIQRNPVNAKGDNTVPVCWESNCLEEVCGACSMVINGKPRQACAALIDNLEQPVRIEPMKTFPVVRDLVIDRSRMFNALKRVKAWIPIDGTYDLGPGPRMPEKKRQWAYELSKCMTCGVCLEACPNVNEKTDFIGPAAISQVRLFNAHPTGEMNAEDRLDALMEDGGIDGCGNSQNCVRACPKGIPLTTSIAEINKQTTKHMFKRWLGV; this is encoded by the coding sequence ATGGCGGAAACAGCAGCAGCTCCCAAAAATGTGAAATTTATTATTACCCGCCAGGATGAACCGGAGACCAGCCCTTATACGGAGGAGTTCGAGCTTGCCTACCGTCCGGGGATGAACGTAATCAGTGCGCTGATGGAGATACAGCGGAATCCGGTGAATGCAAAAGGCGATAATACGGTTCCTGTGTGCTGGGAATCCAACTGTCTCGAAGAGGTCTGCGGCGCCTGCTCGATGGTAATCAACGGCAAGCCCCGTCAAGCCTGTGCAGCGCTGATCGACAATCTGGAGCAGCCGGTGCGCATTGAGCCGATGAAGACCTTCCCGGTCGTCCGCGATCTGGTGATTGACCGCAGCCGGATGTTCAATGCTCTGAAGCGGGTAAAGGCCTGGATTCCGATTGACGGCACGTATGATCTTGGTCCGGGACCGCGTATGCCGGAGAAGAAGCGCCAGTGGGCCTATGAGCTGTCCAAATGCATGACCTGCGGCGTCTGCCTGGAGGCTTGCCCGAATGTTAACGAGAAGACCGACTTCATCGGGCCGGCAGCCATCTCGCAGGTGCGCCTGTTCAACGCTCACCCGACAGGTGAGATGAACGCTGAGGATCGCCTCGATGCGCTCATGGAAGACGGCGGCATCGACGGCTGCGGTAACTCGCAGAACTGTGTGCGGGCCTGCCCGAAGGGCATTCCGCTCACAACCTCTATTGCCGAGATCAACAAGCAGACGACGAAGCATATGTTCAAGCGCTGGCTGGGTGTCTGA
- a CDS encoding GNAT family N-acetyltransferase, with product MSTYEMIMGMSLQGSRIELKNMASGDGAQLKSLLSHPEVQPHIQLRHGSTSRQGVLDKLVNRMLHGYDPGALHAGIYILGQPELIGSVSLQNWNRQEGQAVLGYMLNPLWWGRGYATEALGLLLAYGFGELGLKRVEGRCRGDNYRSAQVMLRNGLTLERTLPMADGSGDVMKVFTLLHN from the coding sequence ATGAGCACTTATGAGATGATCATGGGGATGTCGCTGCAAGGTTCTAGGATAGAACTGAAGAATATGGCGTCCGGCGACGGAGCGCAGCTGAAGTCGCTGCTCTCCCACCCGGAGGTGCAGCCGCATATTCAGCTGCGCCACGGATCGACTTCCCGGCAGGGTGTGCTGGATAAGCTGGTGAACCGGATGCTGCACGGCTATGATCCCGGCGCGCTACATGCAGGAATCTATATCTTAGGCCAGCCGGAGCTGATCGGCTCAGTCTCCCTGCAGAACTGGAACCGGCAGGAGGGCCAGGCGGTTCTGGGTTATATGCTGAATCCGTTATGGTGGGGACGCGGGTATGCGACTGAGGCTCTGGGATTGCTGCTGGCCTACGGATTCGGTGAACTTGGACTGAAGAGGGTCGAGGGGCGCTGCCGGGGAGATAATTACCGGTCCGCCCAGGTCATGCTGAGGAACGGCCTGACCCTGGAGCGGACCCTGCCGATGGCAGACGGCTCGGGCGACGTAATGAAAGTCTTCACATTGTTACACAATTGA